In Variovorax paradoxus, a single genomic region encodes these proteins:
- a CDS encoding polyamine aminopropyltransferase — MSDAASPARTPDARGPQPVEVALLASVFVVAACGLVYELSAAALSSYLLGDSVLQFSTIIGTYLFAMGVGSWLSRYFDRQLPAHFLRIELMVALIGGALPAILFLANAYVPGAFRLLLYGLVMVVGTLVGLEIPLVMRILKRNIVLKNLVSQVLTFDYLGALAVSVAFPLILVPQLGMIRTGLLFGFMNAAVAVWALWLFRHELRRIGAHALACVLSLAALLAGFVWADHITTLAEDKFYQDRIVFSATSPYQRIVVTRGLLGHRLFLNGNLQFAERDEYRYHEALVHPVMAAQGAPKKVAVLGGGDGMAVREILKYPSVESVTLVELDPNMTKLFTDHETLAALNGHSLSSPKVKIVNTDAFQWLQQPGGSSAAGPSQGASAPSGGSEPREAGSVGVDDLYDVIVVDFPDPTNFAIGKLYTNSFYALLEKRLSASGYAVIQTTSPLVARKSFWTVATTIESVGLRATPYHAHVPSFGEWGYIIASRRPYRMPDALPPGLRFLSPSTLPLMFDFPLDMARVPTEVNRLSNQILVTTYEQEWGKVMAH; from the coding sequence TTGAGCGACGCGGCCTCGCCCGCGCGCACCCCGGATGCGCGGGGGCCGCAACCCGTCGAAGTCGCGCTGCTCGCCAGCGTGTTCGTAGTCGCCGCCTGCGGGCTGGTCTACGAACTGAGCGCGGCCGCGCTGAGCTCCTACCTGCTCGGCGACTCGGTGCTGCAGTTCAGCACCATCATCGGCACCTACCTGTTCGCGATGGGCGTGGGCTCCTGGCTCTCGCGCTATTTCGACCGCCAGTTGCCGGCGCACTTCCTTCGCATCGAGCTGATGGTCGCGCTGATCGGCGGCGCGCTGCCGGCGATTCTGTTCCTGGCCAACGCCTACGTGCCGGGCGCGTTCCGGCTGCTGCTCTACGGCCTGGTGATGGTCGTGGGCACGCTGGTGGGCCTCGAGATCCCGCTGGTGATGCGCATCCTGAAGCGCAACATCGTGCTCAAGAACCTGGTGTCGCAGGTGCTGACCTTCGACTACCTCGGCGCGCTCGCGGTGTCGGTGGCGTTCCCGCTCATCCTCGTGCCGCAGCTCGGCATGATCCGCACCGGCCTGCTGTTCGGCTTCATGAACGCGGCGGTGGCGGTGTGGGCGCTGTGGCTGTTTCGCCATGAGCTGCGCCGCATCGGCGCGCACGCGCTCGCCTGCGTTCTGTCGCTGGCCGCGCTGCTGGCGGGCTTCGTGTGGGCCGACCACATCACCACGCTGGCCGAAGACAAGTTCTACCAGGACCGAATCGTGTTCAGCGCGACCTCGCCTTACCAGCGCATCGTCGTCACGCGCGGGCTGCTCGGGCACCGCCTGTTCCTGAACGGCAACCTGCAGTTCGCCGAGCGCGACGAGTACCGCTACCACGAGGCGCTGGTGCATCCGGTGATGGCCGCGCAGGGCGCGCCGAAGAAGGTCGCCGTGCTCGGCGGCGGCGACGGCATGGCGGTGCGCGAGATCCTCAAGTACCCCTCGGTCGAGTCGGTCACGCTGGTGGAGCTCGACCCGAACATGACGAAGCTCTTCACCGACCACGAAACGCTCGCGGCCCTGAACGGCCATTCGCTGTCGTCGCCCAAGGTGAAGATCGTCAATACCGACGCCTTCCAGTGGCTGCAGCAGCCGGGCGGTTCGAGCGCCGCCGGGCCGTCCCAAGGCGCGAGCGCCCCCTCGGGGGGCAGCGAACCACGCGAAGCGGGGAGCGTGGGGGTCGACGACCTTTACGACGTGATCGTGGTCGACTTTCCAGACCCCACCAACTTCGCCATCGGCAAGCTCTACACCAACAGCTTCTACGCGCTGCTCGAAAAGCGCCTGTCGGCCAGCGGCTATGCGGTGATCCAGACCACGTCACCGCTGGTGGCGCGCAAGAGCTTCTGGACCGTGGCGACGACCATCGAATCGGTCGGCCTGCGCGCCACGCCGTACCACGCGCACGTGCCGAGCTTCGGCGAGTGGGGCTACATCATCGCGAGCCGCCGGCCTTACCGCATGCCCGATGCCTTGCCGCCGGGCCTGCGCTTCCTGTCCCCATCAACGCTGCCGCTGATGTTCGATTTCCCGCTCGACATGGCGCGCGTACCGACCGAAGTGAACCGGCTGTCGAACCAGATCCTCGTCACCACCTACGAACAGGAGTGGGGCAAGGTCATGGCGCACTAG
- a CDS encoding NADP-dependent malic enzyme: MSDSTPSTSSTPTPEDKRAELRRAALEYHEFPVPGKVAIAATKQMVNQRDLSLAYSPGVAAPCEEIVKDPANAFKYTSRGNLVAVISNGTAVLGLGDIGPLASKPVMEGKGVLFKKFAGVDVFDIEIDEKDPAKLVDIIASLEPTFGAINLEDIKAPDCFYVERELRKRMKIPVFHDDQHGTAITVAAAMVNGLKVAGKKIEDVKLVTSGAGAAALACLNLLLKVGLKRENVFVTDLAGVVYEGRTELMDDDKRQFMQKTDARKLAEVIEGADVFLGLSAGGVLKPAMVASMAARPVIFALANPNPEIAPEDAHAVRDDVIMATGRTDYPNQVNNVLCFPYIFRGALDCGATTITDEMEIAAVHAIADLAQAEQSERVAAAYVGEKLSFGPEYLIPKPFDPRLMMKIAPAVAKAAEDSGVAQRPIKDMDAYRDKLQSFVYASGTTMKPIFEAARRASKKRVAYSEGEEERVLRAAQIVVDEGVARPTLIGRPAIIAQRIEKFGLRLKEELDYDVVNVEQDHRYREFWQTYHRMTERKGVTVQVAKIEMRRRLTLIGSMLLHKGEVDGLICGTWGTTANHLHYIDQVIGKRPGGCESTPQDVPVYACMNGLLLPDRQVFLVDTHVNYDPSPEELAEITTMAAEEMMRFGLKPKAALLSHSNFGTSNEPSAIKMRKTLELLRVQAPWLEVDGEMHGDVALDSKQRAAVMPHSALAGDANLLVFPNIDAANISYNLLKTAAGGNIAIGPVLLGAAKPVHILTASATVRRIVNMTALTVADANAER; the protein is encoded by the coding sequence ATGTCCGATTCGACCCCCTCGACCTCATCGACTCCCACGCCCGAAGACAAACGCGCCGAGTTGCGCCGTGCCGCCCTCGAGTACCACGAGTTTCCCGTCCCCGGCAAGGTCGCCATCGCGGCGACCAAGCAGATGGTCAACCAGCGCGACCTGTCGCTGGCCTACTCGCCCGGCGTGGCCGCCCCCTGCGAGGAAATCGTCAAGGACCCGGCCAACGCCTTCAAGTACACCTCCCGTGGCAACCTCGTGGCCGTCATCAGCAACGGCACGGCCGTGCTGGGCCTGGGCGACATCGGCCCGCTGGCGTCCAAGCCGGTGATGGAAGGCAAGGGCGTTCTCTTCAAGAAGTTCGCCGGCGTGGACGTGTTCGACATCGAGATCGACGAGAAGGACCCCGCCAAGCTGGTGGACATCATCGCGTCGCTGGAGCCGACCTTCGGCGCCATCAACCTGGAAGACATCAAGGCACCGGACTGCTTCTACGTGGAGCGCGAACTGCGCAAGCGCATGAAGATCCCGGTGTTCCACGACGACCAGCACGGCACGGCCATCACCGTGGCGGCCGCCATGGTCAACGGCCTGAAGGTGGCGGGCAAGAAGATCGAAGACGTCAAGCTGGTCACCTCGGGCGCGGGCGCCGCGGCGCTGGCCTGCCTGAACCTGCTGCTCAAGGTCGGCCTGAAGCGCGAAAACGTCTTCGTGACCGACCTGGCCGGCGTGGTCTACGAAGGCCGCACCGAACTGATGGACGACGACAAGCGCCAGTTCATGCAGAAGACCGACGCGCGCAAGCTCGCCGAGGTGATCGAGGGGGCCGACGTGTTCCTGGGCCTGTCGGCCGGCGGCGTGCTCAAGCCGGCGATGGTCGCCAGCATGGCGGCGCGCCCGGTGATCTTCGCGCTGGCGAACCCGAACCCGGAAATCGCTCCCGAAGACGCCCACGCGGTGCGCGACGACGTCATCATGGCCACCGGCCGCACCGACTACCCGAACCAGGTCAACAACGTCCTGTGCTTCCCGTACATCTTCCGCGGCGCGCTCGACTGCGGCGCAACGACGATCACCGACGAGATGGAGATTGCCGCGGTGCATGCCATCGCCGACCTGGCGCAGGCCGAGCAGAGCGAGCGCGTGGCCGCCGCCTACGTCGGCGAGAAGCTGAGCTTCGGCCCCGAGTACCTGATTCCCAAGCCCTTCGACCCGCGCCTGATGATGAAGATCGCGCCGGCCGTGGCCAAGGCGGCCGAGGACAGTGGCGTGGCGCAGCGCCCCATCAAGGACATGGACGCCTACCGCGACAAGCTGCAGAGCTTCGTCTACGCCTCGGGCACCACGATGAAGCCCATCTTCGAGGCCGCCCGGCGGGCAAGCAAGAAGCGCGTGGCCTATTCGGAAGGCGAGGAAGAACGCGTGCTGCGCGCCGCGCAGATCGTGGTGGACGAGGGCGTTGCGCGCCCGACGCTGATCGGCCGGCCGGCCATCATCGCCCAGCGCATCGAGAAATTCGGCCTTCGCCTGAAGGAAGAGCTGGACTACGACGTGGTCAACGTCGAGCAGGACCACCGCTACCGCGAGTTCTGGCAGACCTACCACCGCATGACCGAACGCAAGGGCGTGACGGTGCAGGTCGCCAAGATCGAGATGCGCCGGCGCCTGACGCTGATCGGCTCGATGCTGCTGCACAAGGGCGAGGTCGACGGCCTGATCTGCGGCACCTGGGGCACGACCGCCAACCACCTGCACTACATCGACCAGGTGATCGGCAAGCGCCCCGGCGGCTGCGAAAGCACCCCTCAGGACGTGCCGGTGTACGCCTGCATGAACGGCCTGCTGCTGCCCGACCGCCAGGTGTTCCTGGTCGACACGCACGTCAACTACGACCCCTCGCCCGAGGAACTGGCCGAGATCACGACGATGGCGGCCGAGGAAATGATGCGCTTCGGCCTGAAGCCGAAGGCGGCGCTGCTGTCGCACTCCAATTTCGGCACCAGCAACGAGCCCAGCGCCATCAAGATGCGCAAGACGCTCGAACTGCTGCGCGTGCAGGCCCCCTGGCTCGAGGTGGACGGCGAAATGCACGGCGACGTGGCGCTGGACAGCAAGCAGCGCGCGGCCGTCATGCCGCACAGCGCGCTGGCGGGCGATGCCAACCTGTTGGTTTTTCCGAACATCGACGCGGCGAATATTTCGTACAACCTGCTCAAGACGGCGGCGGGCGGCAACATCGCGATCGGGCCGGTTCTGCTCGGCGCGGCCAAACCCGTGCACATTCTCACGGCCAGCGCGACTGTTCGCCGCATCGTGAACATGACAGCCTTGACAGTGGCTGACGCAAACGCCGAGAGATAG
- a CDS encoding Mor transcription activator family protein — MNTHELIGMTPFSPSPPPSPPRGSGGLRQAATALASELLPPRLREFVRLIGLPATLRLIERYGGLRIYIPADPSPDHPLASLIGFDKLRALSAEYAIDGTGLRFVLPKAQRAFDAIRNDRIRTDFSTGKSVRALAAEHHLVERQVARIVADIAY; from the coding sequence ATGAACACGCATGAACTCATCGGCATGACGCCGTTTTCACCATCGCCACCACCATCACCACCGCGCGGCAGCGGCGGTCTGCGGCAGGCCGCCACCGCGCTGGCCAGCGAGCTGCTGCCGCCGCGGCTGCGGGAGTTCGTGCGGCTGATCGGGCTGCCCGCCACGCTGCGGCTGATCGAGCGCTACGGCGGCCTTCGGATCTACATTCCGGCCGACCCTTCGCCGGACCATCCGCTGGCCAGCCTGATCGGCTTCGACAAGCTGCGCGCGCTGAGCGCCGAATACGCGATCGACGGCACCGGCCTGCGCTTCGTGCTGCCGAAGGCGCAGCGCGCCTTCGACGCTATCCGCAACGATCGCATTCGCACGGACTTCAGTACCGGCAAATCGGTGCGCGCCCTGGCGGCGGAGCACCACCTGGTCGAGCGGCAGGTCGCCCGCATCGTCGCCGACATCGCGTACTGA
- a CDS encoding esterase-like activity of phytase family protein has product MTRLASLSFIALATALACGSAAAQTAFPSTLAGHAVLPAQSFVATPKDAPADLQVSGKFTTAKRVEAVGSVEGLSAGRPTGVSLPFKGQPLQGHSGIKKMDDGTFWILTDNGAGTKANSPDFMLYLNHYKVDFKSGKFNRLNTIFLHDPDKKVPFRIVQEGTKQRDLTGSDFDPESFQFAGGALWIGEEFGPFLIKADLKGKVLAVYDTLVDGKAVRSPDHPAVTTPGAPGGAVEFQVKRSKGFEGMAASKDGSKLYALLEGPVWNAEAKDYEKVEGKEALRVLEFDVATEKWTGRHWKYVLEANGNAIGDFNMIDGTTGLIIERDNGEGTSDKACPEGQKRTDCFHDLAKFKRVYKVELNDANVGGPVRKIGYIDLLNIADPNKLARKPLNDGVLKFPFFTIENVDVVDATHIVVGNDNNLPFSSSREPNKADDNELVLLEAGALLQAK; this is encoded by the coding sequence ATGACGCGCCTTGCTTCCCTCTCCTTCATCGCCCTCGCCACCGCACTCGCATGCGGCAGCGCGGCGGCCCAGACCGCTTTTCCTTCCACGCTCGCCGGCCACGCCGTGCTGCCCGCGCAAAGTTTTGTCGCCACGCCCAAGGACGCGCCGGCCGACCTGCAGGTCAGCGGCAAGTTCACGACGGCCAAGCGCGTCGAGGCCGTGGGCAGCGTCGAGGGCCTGTCGGCCGGGCGTCCCACCGGCGTGTCGCTGCCCTTCAAGGGCCAGCCGCTGCAAGGCCACTCGGGCATCAAGAAGATGGACGACGGCACCTTCTGGATCCTCACCGACAACGGCGCCGGCACCAAGGCCAACTCGCCCGACTTCATGCTCTACCTGAACCACTACAAGGTGGACTTCAAGAGCGGCAAGTTCAATCGCCTCAACACCATCTTCCTGCACGACCCCGACAAGAAGGTGCCCTTCCGCATCGTCCAGGAAGGCACCAAGCAGCGCGACCTGACGGGCTCCGACTTCGACCCCGAGAGCTTCCAGTTCGCCGGCGGCGCGCTGTGGATCGGCGAAGAGTTCGGTCCCTTCCTGATCAAGGCCGACCTCAAGGGCAAGGTGCTTGCGGTGTACGACACGCTGGTCGACGGCAAGGCCGTGCGCTCGCCCGACCATCCCGCCGTGACCACGCCTGGCGCGCCGGGCGGCGCTGTCGAGTTCCAGGTCAAGCGCTCCAAGGGCTTCGAAGGCATGGCAGCCTCGAAGGACGGCAGCAAGCTCTACGCGCTGCTCGAAGGCCCGGTGTGGAACGCCGAGGCCAAGGACTACGAGAAGGTCGAAGGCAAGGAAGCGCTGCGCGTGCTCGAGTTCGACGTGGCCACCGAGAAGTGGACCGGCCGCCACTGGAAGTACGTGCTCGAAGCCAACGGCAACGCCATCGGTGACTTCAACATGATCGACGGCACCACCGGCCTGATCATCGAGCGCGACAACGGCGAAGGCACCAGCGACAAGGCCTGCCCCGAAGGCCAGAAGCGCACCGACTGCTTCCACGACCTCGCGAAGTTCAAGCGCGTCTACAAGGTCGAGCTGAACGACGCCAACGTGGGCGGCCCGGTGCGCAAGATCGGCTACATCGACTTGCTGAACATCGCCGACCCGAACAAGCTCGCGCGCAAGCCGCTGAACGACGGCGTGCTGAAGTTCCCGTTCTTCACGATCGAGAACGTCGACGTGGTCGATGCCACGCACATCGTGGTCGGCAACGACAACAACCTGCCCTTCTCGAGCAGCCGCGAGCCGAACAAGGCGGACGACAACGAGCTGGTGCTGCTCGAAGCCGGCGCGCTGCTGCAGGCTAAGTAA
- a CDS encoding ribonuclease domain-containing protein, translating into MAAYASITSSVTKFALTSLLLASLTTGAEARGWFGAGKTSAEETIALSELPVQGQRTYQAILSGGPFRYEKDGVVFGNRERLLPAARRGHYREYTVQTPGARNRGARRIVCGGEQRTAPEACWYTADHYASFRRIAP; encoded by the coding sequence ATGGCGGCTTACGCCTCGATCACGTCCTCTGTCACAAAGTTTGCGCTCACCAGCCTGTTGCTGGCGTCGTTGACGACGGGGGCCGAGGCCCGCGGATGGTTCGGCGCAGGAAAAACTTCCGCCGAGGAAACGATTGCGCTGTCCGAACTGCCGGTGCAAGGCCAGCGAACATATCAGGCCATCCTCAGCGGCGGCCCGTTCCGCTATGAAAAGGACGGCGTTGTATTTGGCAACCGCGAACGTCTCCTGCCAGCGGCACGCCGTGGCCACTATCGCGAGTACACGGTGCAGACGCCCGGCGCGCGCAATCGTGGTGCACGACGGATCGTCTGTGGCGGCGAGCAGCGCACGGCGCCCGAAGCCTGCTGGTACACGGCGGACCACTATGCGAGTTTCAGACGGATTGCACCATGA
- a CDS encoding DUF4178 domain-containing protein: protein MAEETGNQRYYRAPCPGCGAPVEFRSAQSTHAVCPYCQSTVVRQGDTLARTGKMAELFDDFSPLQLFAAGRIQDKPFTLIGRLQYTYPGGRWTEWIAALDGDRTAILSEDNGAYVFTLPFDLQRTAPPPGDLRVGATSAFAGQSYTVTSNEQVALTSAQGELPHLPELGRPFAMVELRNDKGLVLSIDYGTATPSAYLGRSVQLDDLQLTGLRAESTKDEKGRSFNCPNCGSPVTVNLADSKSITCRSCNSIIDLSQGIGGELKHATQDEPVRPLIALGSMGQLQGAQWQVVGFQHRMGTEPGDDEQFGWDEYLLYNNKRGFSFLVDAEDGWSMVKPTTGAPVMAENGNSATYLNKRYQQQYAYNAETSYVAGEFYWQVERGQKTFNRDYASGPALLSMERSANELTWSSGIKLDSGVVATAFKLDAKKDMFKRADALPVSAAASKLGCGTIIIVIVVIIILLVLLSTCSSSGGSSSGYRSSGGSYGGYSSGGGHK, encoded by the coding sequence ATGGCTGAGGAAACCGGCAACCAACGCTACTACCGCGCGCCCTGCCCCGGCTGCGGCGCGCCGGTCGAATTCCGCTCGGCGCAATCGACGCACGCCGTCTGCCCCTACTGCCAGAGCACCGTCGTGCGCCAGGGCGACACGCTCGCGCGCACCGGCAAGATGGCCGAGCTGTTCGACGATTTCAGCCCGCTGCAGCTGTTTGCCGCCGGCCGCATCCAGGACAAGCCCTTCACGCTGATCGGCCGGCTGCAGTACACCTACCCGGGCGGGCGCTGGACCGAATGGATCGCTGCGCTCGACGGCGACCGCACCGCGATCCTGAGCGAGGACAACGGCGCCTACGTCTTCACGCTGCCCTTCGATCTGCAGCGAACCGCGCCGCCGCCGGGCGACCTGCGCGTGGGCGCTACCAGCGCCTTCGCGGGCCAGAGCTACACCGTCACATCGAACGAGCAGGTGGCGCTGACCTCGGCGCAGGGCGAACTGCCGCACCTGCCCGAACTCGGCCGGCCGTTCGCGATGGTCGAGCTGCGCAACGACAAGGGGCTGGTGCTCAGCATCGACTACGGCACCGCCACGCCCAGCGCCTACCTCGGCCGCTCGGTGCAGCTCGACGACCTGCAGCTCACCGGCCTGCGCGCCGAATCCACCAAGGACGAAAAGGGCCGCAGCTTCAACTGCCCCAATTGCGGCTCGCCCGTCACCGTGAACCTGGCGGACAGCAAGAGCATCACCTGCCGCTCTTGCAACAGCATCATCGACCTGTCGCAGGGCATTGGCGGTGAGCTCAAGCATGCGACGCAGGACGAGCCGGTGCGGCCGCTCATCGCGCTCGGCAGCATGGGCCAGCTGCAGGGCGCGCAGTGGCAGGTGGTCGGCTTCCAGCACCGCATGGGCACCGAGCCTGGCGACGACGAGCAGTTCGGCTGGGACGAATACCTGCTCTACAACAACAAGCGCGGCTTCAGCTTCCTGGTCGACGCCGAAGACGGCTGGAGCATGGTCAAGCCGACCACCGGCGCGCCGGTGATGGCCGAGAACGGCAACTCCGCCACCTACCTCAACAAGCGCTACCAGCAGCAATACGCCTACAACGCCGAAACCAGCTACGTGGCGGGCGAGTTCTACTGGCAGGTCGAGCGCGGGCAGAAGACCTTCAACCGCGACTACGCCAGCGGCCCCGCGCTGCTGTCGATGGAGCGCTCGGCCAACGAGCTCACCTGGTCGTCTGGCATCAAGCTCGACAGCGGCGTGGTGGCCACCGCCTTCAAGCTCGACGCCAAGAAGGACATGTTCAAGCGCGCCGACGCGCTGCCTGTCAGCGCCGCTGCCTCCAAGCTGGGCTGCGGCACGATCATCATCGTCATCGTCGTGATCATCATCCTGCTGGTCCTCCTGAGCACATGCAGCAGCAGCGGCGGTTCGTCCAGCGGCTACCGCAGCTCGGGCGGTTCCTACGGCGGCTATTCGAGTGGCGGCGGCCACAAATGA
- a CDS encoding DUF350 domain-containing protein, whose amino-acid sequence MGFDWLKPDVVLGSLVYALIGVVIFWVCFLIIDKITPYDLWGEIVEKQNVALGLVVAAMSLGISIIVAAAIH is encoded by the coding sequence ATGGGATTTGACTGGCTGAAACCGGACGTGGTCCTCGGATCGCTCGTTTACGCGCTGATCGGCGTCGTGATCTTCTGGGTCTGCTTCCTGATCATCGACAAGATCACGCCCTACGACCTGTGGGGCGAGATCGTCGAGAAGCAGAACGTGGCGCTGGGCCTCGTCGTTGCCGCAATGAGCCTGGGCATCAGCATCATCGTGGCTGCTGCAATCCATTGA
- a CDS encoding FAD-dependent oxidoreductase, whose translation MQRREFLGVAAGAAGALALAGCEAPPPPIEGGFTGIDVARGHAMRDGTLKSAAPAPAVVRRTRVLIAGGGVAGLAAARALRLAGVEDFALLELEDTAGGNARGGMVNGIACPLGAHYLPVPGDDAREVQDLLEELGLRRRVAGRWEYDELNLCHAPQERLFLHGEWQDGLLPVHGVSESTLAQYRKFAQRIDALQHAAHFAIPTLKVAVTPELLALDALSFARWLDSEGFSDAQLRWYLDYCCRDDYGAGIEHVSAWAGIHYFASRHGFHAPGDPTGSVNDSSPERDGILTWPEGNGWLTRQLAQPLGERLHTGQVVTRIAELRGGVEVDAWDAKTKSLVRWQAERCIVALPVFIAARVVESPPPVLTNAAAHVRYAPWLVANVHLRGPLADRHGAAPSWDNVIYGTRGLGYVDARHQTLDPTPRGTVLSWYRPLGPSGYDTADGRRLLLDRPWTGWRDDLLAELSVPHPDLPALATRIEITRYGHAMSIPAPGLLAQIGSQRQRGSVAAGRLSFAHADWSGYSIFEEAFTRGHVAGTNAASA comes from the coding sequence ATGCAGCGGCGCGAATTCCTCGGCGTGGCGGCAGGTGCGGCGGGTGCTCTGGCGCTTGCCGGCTGCGAAGCGCCGCCACCGCCCATCGAAGGCGGCTTCACCGGCATCGACGTTGCGCGCGGCCACGCGATGCGCGACGGCACGCTCAAGAGCGCCGCGCCCGCGCCCGCGGTCGTGAGGCGCACGCGCGTGTTGATCGCCGGCGGCGGCGTGGCCGGGCTCGCGGCGGCGCGCGCGCTGCGCCTCGCGGGCGTGGAAGACTTCGCGTTGCTCGAACTCGAGGACACCGCCGGCGGCAATGCGCGCGGCGGCATGGTCAACGGCATTGCTTGCCCGCTCGGCGCGCACTACCTGCCGGTGCCGGGCGACGATGCGCGCGAGGTGCAGGACCTGCTCGAGGAACTCGGTCTGCGCCGACGCGTGGCGGGCCGCTGGGAGTACGACGAGCTCAATCTCTGCCACGCCCCACAGGAGCGGCTTTTCCTGCACGGCGAGTGGCAGGACGGCCTGCTGCCCGTGCACGGCGTGAGCGAAAGCACGCTGGCGCAGTACCGCAAGTTCGCGCAGCGTATCGACGCGCTGCAGCATGCGGCGCATTTCGCCATTCCTACGCTCAAGGTCGCCGTCACGCCCGAGCTGCTGGCGCTCGACGCCCTCAGCTTCGCGCGCTGGCTCGACAGCGAAGGCTTCAGCGACGCGCAGCTGCGCTGGTACCTCGACTACTGCTGCCGCGACGACTACGGCGCGGGTATCGAGCATGTTTCCGCCTGGGCCGGCATCCACTACTTCGCGAGCCGCCACGGCTTCCACGCGCCCGGCGACCCGACGGGCAGCGTCAACGATTCGAGCCCCGAACGCGACGGCATCCTCACCTGGCCCGAAGGCAACGGCTGGCTCACCCGGCAACTGGCCCAACCGCTCGGCGAGCGGCTGCACACCGGCCAGGTCGTCACGCGCATTGCCGAGTTGCGCGGCGGCGTCGAGGTCGATGCATGGGACGCGAAGACGAAGTCGCTCGTGCGCTGGCAGGCCGAGCGCTGCATCGTCGCGCTGCCGGTGTTCATTGCCGCGCGCGTGGTCGAGAGCCCGCCGCCGGTGCTGACGAACGCCGCCGCGCATGTGCGCTACGCCCCCTGGCTGGTGGCCAACGTGCACCTGCGCGGTCCGCTGGCTGACCGGCACGGCGCCGCACCGAGCTGGGACAACGTGATCTACGGCACGCGCGGCCTCGGCTATGTCGACGCGCGCCACCAGACGCTCGACCCGACGCCGCGCGGCACCGTGCTCAGCTGGTATCGCCCGCTGGGCCCGAGCGGCTACGACACCGCCGACGGCCGCCGCCTGCTGCTCGATCGCCCATGGACCGGGTGGCGCGACGACCTGCTCGCGGAGCTGTCGGTGCCGCATCCCGACCTGCCCGCGCTCGCCACGCGCATCGAGATCACGCGCTACGGGCATGCCATGTCGATACCCGCTCCGGGCCTGCTGGCGCAGATCGGATCGCAGCGGCAGCGCGGCAGCGTCGCCGCGGGGCGGCTGTCGTTCGCGCACGCGGACTGGTCGGGCTACTCCATCTTCGAAGAGGCGTTCACGCGCGGCCACGTCGCGGGAACGAACGCGGCATCCGCATGA
- a CDS encoding SPFH domain-containing protein, which translates to MALMDFIKKQFIDIIQWTETGDGTLAWRFPMADMEIQNGGSLTVRESQVAVFVNEGKVADVFGPGMYKLTTQTLPVLTYLKNWDKLFESPFKSDVYFFSTRQQVDQKWGTPQPITIRDKDFGAVRLRAFGNYSFRIGDAKLFHTEISGTRDIYSVADLDGQLRGLVLQNISNAIASSGVPFLDLAANQIQFAQALAAQLVPEFEKIGIKLENITVQNVSLPEELQKILDQKIGMGMVGNDMGKFMQYQTAQAIPKFAEGAAGGGGIAGDAMGLGAGVALGQVLAQNLAQGLSPNAAAQAAATQQQPAVAVVSPTDVMTTLEKLGELKTKGILTQEEFDAKKAELLKKLV; encoded by the coding sequence ATGGCCCTGATGGATTTCATCAAGAAACAGTTCATTGACATCATCCAGTGGACGGAGACCGGCGATGGCACGCTGGCCTGGCGTTTCCCGATGGCGGACATGGAAATCCAGAACGGCGGCTCGCTCACCGTGCGCGAATCCCAGGTCGCGGTTTTCGTCAACGAAGGCAAGGTGGCCGACGTGTTCGGCCCCGGCATGTACAAGCTCACGACGCAGACGCTGCCCGTGCTCACGTACCTGAAGAACTGGGACAAGCTCTTCGAATCCCCCTTCAAGAGCGACGTCTACTTCTTCAGCACCCGCCAGCAGGTCGACCAGAAGTGGGGCACGCCCCAGCCGATCACCATCCGCGACAAGGACTTCGGCGCCGTGCGCCTGCGGGCCTTCGGCAACTACAGCTTCCGCATCGGCGACGCCAAGCTGTTCCACACCGAAATCTCCGGCACGCGCGACATCTATTCCGTGGCCGACCTCGACGGCCAGCTGCGCGGCCTGGTGCTGCAGAACATCAGCAACGCCATCGCGTCCAGCGGCGTGCCCTTCCTCGACCTGGCGGCCAACCAGATCCAGTTCGCGCAGGCGCTGGCGGCGCAACTGGTGCCCGAGTTCGAGAAGATCGGCATCAAGCTCGAGAACATCACAGTCCAGAACGTCTCGCTGCCCGAAGAGCTGCAGAAGATCCTCGACCAGAAGATCGGCATGGGCATGGTCGGCAACGACATGGGCAAGTTCATGCAGTACCAGACGGCGCAGGCCATTCCCAAGTTCGCCGAAGGCGCGGCTGGCGGTGGCGGCATCGCGGGCGACGCGATGGGCCTGGGCGCCGGCGTGGCGCTGGGCCAGGTGCTGGCGCAGAACCTCGCGCAGGGCCTGAGCCCCAATGCGGCCGCCCAGGCCGCGGCGACGCAGCAGCAACCGGCCGTGGCGGTGGTGAGCCCCACCGACGTGATGACCACACTGGAGAAGCTCGGCGAACTCAAGACCAAGGGCATCCTCACGCAGGAAGAGTTCGACGCCAAGAAGGCCGAGCTGCTCAAGAAGCTGGTCTAA